The Methanobrevibacter sp. genome window below encodes:
- a CDS encoding 7-cyano-7-deazaguanine synthase: protein MNLEDKIDIVKEILKDKKVAIGFSGGADSTLIAYLSSQVAKDTLAITINNHLLPTGFVENTKKVASSFGIKHEIIDINFYEDEYFLSNDSRRCYTCRNLMYSQIEKLAHQNDFDFICDGNNISDLVIDRPGILVTYKKGFNTPFIDAKLTSREIHEYLNKNNIPYSRSTTCLATRIPTDTPTTLEKITRISNCEDYILDNTNCEIVKVRDHGKFGIVEVDDLNEILNDGKYNQINDELKRQGFKKVALNLTPLNDDEFISIDYKDSSFSYQLPFTINIEKTNEQLNNKSDGKIELENITICENGLIKGHDFENYDKALDAFMEILPKLRRNI from the coding sequence ATGAATTTAGAAGACAAAATAGATATCGTCAAAGAAATTTTAAAAGATAAAAAAGTAGCTATAGGCTTTTCTGGTGGTGCTGATTCAACATTAATCGCATACCTATCTTCACAAGTTGCCAAAGACACATTAGCAATAACAATAAACAATCACTTATTACCAACCGGATTTGTGGAAAACACCAAAAAAGTTGCTTCATCTTTTGGAATAAAACACGAAATAATCGATATCAATTTCTATGAAGATGAATACTTCTTGTCCAATGATTCAAGAAGATGCTACACCTGTAGAAATTTAATGTATTCTCAAATTGAAAAATTAGCCCATCAAAACGATTTTGATTTTATCTGCGATGGAAACAACATCAGTGATTTGGTAATTGATAGACCCGGAATATTAGTAACATACAAAAAAGGATTTAATACACCTTTTATTGACGCTAAATTAACCTCCCGTGAAATTCATGAATATTTAAATAAAAATAATATCCCTTATTCAAGATCAACTACATGTCTTGCAACAAGAATTCCCACTGATACTCCAACAACTCTCGAAAAAATCACAAGAATCAGCAATTGTGAAGATTATATTTTAGATAACACCAACTGTGAGATTGTTAAAGTTAGAGATCATGGGAAATTTGGAATTGTTGAAGTTGATGATTTGAATGAAATATTAAATGATGGGAAATATAATCAGATTAATGATGAATTAAAAAGGCAAGGCTTTAAAAAAGTTGCTTTAAATTTGACTCCCCTCAATGATGATGAATTCATCAGCATTGATTATAAAGACTCATCATTTAGCTATCAATTACCATTCACAATAAACATTGAAAAGACCAATGAACAATTAAATAACAAATCCGATGGTAAAATCGAACTTGAAAACATTACCATCTGCGAAAACGGATTGATTAAAGGACATGATTTTGAAAATTATGATAAAGCACTAGATGCATTTATGGAAATATTACCAAAATTAAGGAGAAATATTTAA